In Silene latifolia isolate original U9 population chromosome X, ASM4854445v1, whole genome shotgun sequence, the following proteins share a genomic window:
- the LOC141620791 gene encoding receptor-like protein EIX2, protein MERSALLEFKHGIKIDHCSLLASWGGTLDHCQWHGIQCDNHTGHVIMLHLAKVPTVDYSDDFCLEGRVSASLAELKHLQFLDLSYNNFQGQSIPKFIGSFPNLRHLKLSNSRFSGVIPHEIGNLSRLSSLDLNCLNDTTCSMRVESLSWLSSLNFLRDVNLGGVNFSHVSNWVSSINNLPSLEILRMDSCSLSMQLSSPLSYINASKTLHIISLSGNNFQGTEIFEWLYNLTQIATSLVYLDLSASQISGSIPSFIWKMSSVSYLDLSENGFSGQIPSDIGSMHNLSYLNLDFNHLSGPIPSEIWTIGRLSHVSLSLNRLGGYITATISNLKHLSFLDLTGNSVEISLPAFKALGKLCSLQTLRLDNNNLTYDFSKVVESFSPCASKSLVSLTLSNTKVWGSIPDSIKTFSSLVTLNVANNQLNGTINEGIGQLSKLNQLYLFSNYLNGIVSHNHFSNLSSLIVLDFSDNPDLVLNLSVNWTPPFQLLGLGLSYTKVGPHFPKWLQTQQNINDLELSMSGIHDTVPRSFWSSLPSTLEYLNMSYNMIYGEFPDLSVSFQSLIEIDLSSNNLSGAIPSFLGNSFTQLNLKNNQLSKGLFRFLCPTTEMGLIYLDLSNNLFSETIPDCWGYFSNLKILNLENNRITGNLPSSIASLSTLQALHLRNNNLHGELPKSWMNSTSLAVLDLGYNSLSGHIPASFVHGLKNLNILTLRNNQLSEGIPSSLCQLSCLQILDISGNQISGPLPNCLYNLKAMANTSNFTQACAYIYVRPNWLSGDIAWFMWKRKEHSFADSRGLLKGIDISNNNLQGRIPDDISSLVGLVFLNLSQNNLNSVIPSTIGQLTSLEFLDLSHNHLSGEIPTSLASINYLEILDLSMNNLSGRIPPGTQLQGFDASAYMGNPGLCGAPLLNCFGDEPNPAPQNGDNIVTHKVNDFILGLVISVVLGFITGFWGVCGTLVLKRSWRIALFRFYDNVRDKVYVTVVLNTRRVISIFREV, encoded by the coding sequence ATGGAGCGAAGCGCCCTTCTTGAGTTCAAACATGGCATTAAGATCGACCATTGTAGTTTGCTCGCTTCATGGGGTGGCACCCTTGATCACTGTCAATGGCACGGTATTCAATGCGACAACCACACCGGTCACGTTATCATGCTCCATCTTGCCAAAGTTCCAACAGTCGATTATAGTGACGATTTTTGTCTAGAGGGTCGTGTCAGTGCTTCTCTAGCTGAGTTGAAGCATTTACAATTTTTAGACCTTAGTTATAATAATTTCCAAGGACAGTCCATACCCAAGTTTATTGGGTCATTTCCAAATTTAAGGCACCTTAAACTTTCAAATTCTCGATTTAGCGGAGTTATACCTCATGAGATTGGAAATCTTTCGAGATTATCGTCTCTTGATCTTAACTGTCTAAATGACACTACCTGTTCAATGCGTGTCGAAAGCTTGTCGTGGCTTTCGAGTCTCAATTTCTTAAGGGATGTGAATTTAGGTGGTGTCAATTTCAGCCATGTCTCGAATTGGGTATCGAGTATCAACAATCTCCCATCTTTAGAGATCCTTAGAATGGATTCTTGTAGCCTTTCAATGCAACTTTCGTCACCACTTTCTTACATAAATGCCTCAAAAACTCTCCATATTATTAGCCTTTCAGGAAATAATTTTCAAGGTACTGAGATATTCGAGTGGTTGTACAATTTGACCCAAATCGCGACCAGTCTTGTATACCTTGACCTCTCTGCTAGTCAGATATCAGGTAGCATTCCTTCTTTTATCTGGAAAATGAGCTCGGTTTCATACCTCGACTTGAGTGAGAACGGTTTCAGTGGCCAAATCCCGAGTGACATAGGTAGTATGCATAATCTTTCATACCTCAATTTGGATTTTAACCATTTGAGTGGTCCGATTCCAAGTGAAATCTGGACAATTGGTAGACTATCACATGTTTCGCTTTCTTTAAATCGACTGGGAGGATATATAACTGCCACAATTTCGAACCTGAAACACCTTTCTTTCTTAGACCTTACCGGTAACAGTGTCGAAATCAGCTTACCTGCTTTCAAAGCACTTGGTAAGCTATGTAGCTTGCAAACCCTAAGGTTAGACAACAACAATCTCACATACGACTTCTCAAAAGTCGTCGAGTCCTTCTCCCCTTGCGCGAGCAAGTCACTAGTTTCTCTAACATTATCAAATACCAAAGTATGGGGTTCCATTCCCGACAGCATCAAAACTTTTTCTTCGTTGGTGACGTTAAATGTTGCAAACAATCAGCTGAACGGAACCATTAACGAAGGAATCGGACAACTTTCTAAACTCAATCAATTATATCTTTTTTCCAACTATTTGAATGGGATTGTTTCCCACAACCACTTCTCCAATCTTTCAAGCCTAATTGTTTTAGACTTTTCGGACAATCCTGATTTAGTGCTCAACCTTAGCGTCAATTGGACTCCTCCATTTCAACTTCTTGGGCTAGGATTATCATATACTAAAGTTGGCCCTCACTTTCCAAAATGGCTGCAAACTCAACAAAACATCAACGATCTTGAATTATCCATGTCCGGAATTCATGACACGGTTCCTAGATCCTTTTGGAGCTCATTGCCATCGACTTTAGAGTACTTGAACATGTCCTATAATATGATCTATGGGGAGTTTCCGGATCTATCCGTCTCCTTTCAATCACTCATCGAGATAGACTTAAGTTCAAACAACTTAAGTGGTGCAATACCATCTTTTCTAGGGAACAGTTttacacaactaaacctaaaaaACAACCAGCTTTCGAAAGGCTTATTTCGCTTCCTATGTCCAACAACCGAAATGGGTTTAATATACCTTGACCTCTCAAACAACTTGTTTTCTGAGACAATTCCGGACTGTTGGGGTTATTTTTCTAACCTCAAAATATTGAACCTAGAAAACAATAGGATCACTGGAAATTTGCCATCTTCCATTGCCTCATTGAGCACCTTACAAGCGCTTCATTTGCGCAACAACAATCTCCATGGTGAGCTACCTAAGTCGTGGATGAATTCAACGTCTTTGGCTGTACTCGACCTTGGGTACAATTCACTAAGTGGGCACATACCCGCTAGCTTTGTGCACGGTTTGAAAAATCTCAACATTTTAACCCTGAGAAACAATCAACTTTCGGAGGGTATACCTTCAAGTCTCTGTCAACTTTCATGCCTACAAATCCTTGACATTTCAGGTAATCAAATCTCAGGACCCCTTCCAAATTGCTTGTATAACCTGAAGGCGATGGCTAACACGTCAAACTTTACACAAGCATGTGCGTATATCTATGTTCGACCAAATTGGTTGTCAGGCGATATTGCATGGTTCATGTGGAAAAGGAAAGAGCATAGCTTTGCCGATTCTAGAGGACTGCTTAAAGGCATTGATATTTCAAACAACAATCTGCAAGGTCGAATTCCTGACGATATTTCTAGCCTTGTTGGTTTGGTATTTCTAAATCTTTCACAAAACAATTTGAATAGTGTCATTCCATCAACTATAGGCCAGCTCACATCTCTAGAGTTTCTCGATTTATCACATAACCATCTTTCTGGCGAAATTCCCACAAGTTTAGCTTCGATCAACTATCTAGAGATATTAGATTTGTCGATGAATAACTTGTCTGGGAGGATTCCTCCAGGAACTCAGTTACAAGGGTTTGATGCTTCAGCATATATGGGTAACCCTGGACTTTGTGGCGCAC